One Anaerobacillus alkaliphilus DNA window includes the following coding sequences:
- a CDS encoding VanW family protein: MTSNQLIKTTTVSFITLFISTALLIGFTYGGSFAYSTVFPPSTLLDKNTRVANISIGEMTIEEATKVLREETEGWKATNAVSFLYKDNLSVNVAAPLFFFDIDGSIQYAKTNNIAPLFVSINEGTVDEMLHQLSSVNLVEKIDLDLLYNDLQAYARSLKQEDLQVNIHDYILATYQDQKVVVSEAYIANFTNSETLKQLATAVSGTILEPRQTTSFFTMVADTAKNQSYEMNVVATALYTALLSTNFEIVERHIDQTLPDYSELGFEAFVSYPSNDLRFYNPNYIPYTVEINLHPDFMHLVIVGYPLETKVRVERENEQSFDPKTVLQFSALVAEGEREIVNPGQSGFAVNVLRKTFSSNNSLLFSELISEDFYRPAHRIEIRSLIKKEEPLSSDYQYDFGITNPGSDIENETGEIAEEPEGKEVDEQSSETDSSEETKGY, translated from the coding sequence TTGACTTCCAATCAACTAATTAAGACAACAACTGTATCATTTATCACTCTTTTTATCAGCACTGCACTATTGATTGGATTTACCTACGGTGGAAGCTTTGCATACAGCACAGTATTTCCACCGTCAACTCTTCTTGACAAAAATACAAGAGTTGCTAACATTTCCATTGGAGAAATGACGATTGAAGAGGCTACGAAAGTATTAAGAGAGGAAACCGAAGGGTGGAAAGCGACCAATGCGGTTTCTTTTCTCTATAAAGATAATCTTAGTGTAAATGTTGCTGCACCGCTTTTTTTCTTTGATATTGATGGTTCAATTCAATATGCCAAAACAAACAACATTGCTCCTCTCTTTGTATCTATTAATGAGGGGACGGTAGATGAGATGTTACATCAACTATCGAGCGTTAACCTTGTTGAAAAAATCGATCTGGACTTGCTCTATAATGATCTGCAAGCTTATGCTAGGTCGCTTAAACAAGAAGATCTTCAAGTAAATATACATGATTATATTTTAGCAACCTACCAGGATCAGAAAGTGGTTGTTTCAGAAGCCTATATAGCTAATTTTACTAATAGTGAAACGTTAAAGCAGTTGGCAACCGCTGTTAGTGGAACGATACTAGAGCCAAGGCAAACCACCTCATTTTTTACAATGGTTGCTGATACTGCCAAAAATCAGTCATATGAAATGAATGTAGTGGCAACTGCTTTGTATACAGCGCTTCTTTCAACGAATTTTGAAATCGTTGAAAGGCATATTGATCAAACTTTACCTGATTATAGTGAGTTAGGTTTTGAAGCGTTTGTCTCATACCCTAGTAATGACCTAAGATTTTATAATCCAAATTATATTCCTTACACAGTCGAGATTAATCTACATCCAGACTTTATGCACCTTGTAATTGTAGGTTATCCTCTTGAAACAAAAGTCCGTGTTGAAAGAGAAAATGAACAATCATTTGATCCAAAGACGGTTTTACAGTTTTCAGCACTTGTTGCTGAAGGAGAACGGGAGATAGTTAACCCGGGACAATCTGGATTTGCTGTCAATGTACTAAGAAAGACATTTAGTTCTAATAATAGTTTACTATTTTCAGAGCTAATTTCAGAAGATTTTTACCGACCTGCTCACCGTATTGAAATTAGAAGTTTAATAAAAAAAGAGGAACCGTTATCCTCTGATTACCAATACGATTTTGGCATAACAAACCCAGGTTCTGACATTGAAAATGAGACTGGTGAGATTGCGGAAGAGCCAGAGGGAAAAGAAGTAGATGAACAATCTTCTGAAACTGACTCGAGCGAAGAAACTAAAGGGTATTAA